Proteins encoded within one genomic window of Brachybacterium avium:
- a CDS encoding NAD(P)H-quinone oxidoreductase: MRAMTITEDHRLELAELPEPVPAPGEVLIDVVGAGVNRADLAQVAGKYPPPPGASELPGLEISGHRRDTGEPVVALLAGGGYAEVVAVPEPQLLPAPAGRDLVEAAGVIEACATVISNLVLEAGLAEGETVLIHGGTGGIGTVAIQLARHLGARVLTTVGSDGAIPTARSLGADMAWNRHSTDLLAAVRETGGADVILDVVGGSMLADNVGMLREHGRLVIIGTLGGASGELPIGTLMGKRGRVIGTTLRSRPTEAKHQILEATEALAWPLLASGELQVPLHARLPLEQAAGAHAILREGGHLGKVVLEVAPPARRR, encoded by the coding sequence ATGCGCGCCATGACCATCACCGAGGACCACCGCCTCGAGCTCGCCGAGCTGCCCGAGCCGGTCCCCGCCCCCGGCGAGGTGCTCATCGACGTGGTCGGTGCGGGAGTGAATCGCGCCGATCTCGCGCAGGTCGCCGGGAAGTACCCGCCGCCGCCCGGCGCCTCCGAGCTGCCGGGGCTGGAGATCTCGGGCCACCGCCGCGACACCGGCGAGCCGGTCGTGGCGCTGCTGGCCGGCGGCGGCTACGCCGAGGTGGTCGCCGTCCCGGAGCCGCAGCTGCTCCCCGCGCCCGCGGGGAGGGACCTGGTCGAGGCCGCGGGCGTGATCGAGGCCTGCGCGACCGTGATCTCGAACCTCGTGCTCGAAGCCGGCCTCGCCGAGGGCGAGACGGTGCTGATCCACGGCGGCACCGGCGGCATCGGCACGGTCGCGATCCAGCTGGCCCGGCACCTGGGAGCCCGCGTGCTCACCACCGTCGGCTCCGACGGGGCGATCCCGACGGCACGCTCCCTGGGCGCGGACATGGCCTGGAACCGGCACTCCACCGATCTGCTGGCGGCGGTCCGGGAGACCGGCGGGGCGGACGTGATCCTCGACGTGGTGGGCGGGTCGATGCTCGCAGACAACGTGGGGATGCTGCGCGAGCACGGCCGCCTGGTCATCATCGGCACCCTCGGCGGGGCCAGCGGGGAGCTGCCGATCGGGACGCTGATGGGCAAGCGCGGCCGGGTCATCGGCACCACCCTGCGCTCGCGCCCCACCGAGGCCAAGCACCAGATCCTCGAGGCCACCGAGGCGCTGGCCTGGCCGCTGCTGGCCTCGGGCGAGCTGCAGGTCCCGCTCCACGCCCGCCTCCCGCTCGAGCAGGCGGCGGGGGCGCATGCGATCCTGCGCGAAGGCGGCCACCTGGGCAAGGTCGTCCTGGAGGTGGCACCGCCCGCACGCCGGCGCTGA
- a CDS encoding MDR family oxidoreductase, whose translation MRAVLIESEGAAPRLVEDADESLLSGDIGLDVLASGLNYKDGMALAGTGIARTHPLIPGIDLVGRVTDAAETADGRFSAGDLVILNGDGIGESVHGGFATRARVRPDALVRLPATLSPDRAAAIGTAGFTAMLAVLALEDGGVTPESGDVLVTGASGGAGSIAVALLAGRGFRVLASTGRTEENGEYLRELGAAEVLDRRELSEQPGRPLQSQRFAAAIDGVGSTTLANVLAQTTWGGTVAAYGMAQGPDLPATVLPFILRGVTLAGINSVQCPLPLRERAWDALAGELDPELLDGMTTAIGLSEVIDHAPRILAGEVRGRTVVEVDQ comes from the coding sequence ATGCGCGCCGTACTGATCGAGTCCGAGGGCGCGGCCCCGCGCCTGGTCGAGGATGCCGACGAGTCGCTGCTGAGCGGTGACATCGGCCTCGACGTCCTGGCCTCCGGCCTGAACTATAAGGACGGCATGGCCCTGGCCGGCACGGGCATCGCCCGCACCCATCCCCTGATCCCCGGCATCGACCTGGTGGGCCGGGTGACCGACGCCGCCGAAACCGCCGACGGGCGCTTCTCCGCCGGAGACCTGGTGATCCTCAACGGCGACGGGATCGGCGAATCGGTCCACGGCGGCTTCGCGACCCGCGCCCGGGTGCGCCCCGACGCCCTGGTGCGCCTGCCCGCGACGCTCTCCCCCGACCGCGCCGCCGCGATCGGCACCGCGGGCTTCACCGCGATGCTCGCGGTGCTGGCCCTGGAGGACGGGGGCGTCACGCCGGAATCCGGGGACGTCCTGGTCACTGGGGCCTCCGGCGGCGCCGGCTCGATCGCCGTCGCCCTGCTGGCGGGCCGCGGCTTCCGGGTGCTCGCCTCCACCGGCCGGACCGAGGAGAACGGGGAGTACCTGCGCGAGCTCGGGGCCGCCGAGGTGCTGGATCGGCGAGAGCTGTCCGAGCAGCCGGGCCGCCCCCTGCAGTCCCAGCGCTTCGCCGCGGCGATCGACGGGGTGGGCAGCACCACGCTCGCCAACGTCCTCGCCCAGACCACCTGGGGTGGCACCGTCGCGGCCTACGGGATGGCGCAGGGCCCGGACCTGCCCGCGACCGTGCTGCCCTTCATCCTGCGCGGGGTGACGCTGGCCGGGATCAACTCGGTCCAGTGCCCGCTGCCGCTGCGCGAGCGCGCCTGGGACGCCCTGGCCGGCGAGCTCGATCCGGAGCTGCTGGACGGCATGACCACCGCCATCGGGCTCTCCGAGGTGATCGACCACGCCCCGCGGATCCTCGCCGGTGAGGTCCGCGGCCGCACCGTCGTGGAGGTGGATCAGTGA
- a CDS encoding GntR family transcriptional regulator, whose amino-acid sequence MLDETKPLYLAVAEQIEDGILDGTHQEDAPVPSTNELAAFLRINPATAGKGLNLLADAGVLVKRRGVGMFVAPGAITRLRQRRRDDFARDYLVPLLREAAHLGIEPRELTEMMEALQ is encoded by the coding sequence GTGCTGGACGAGACGAAGCCCCTCTACCTCGCGGTCGCGGAGCAGATCGAGGACGGGATCCTCGACGGCACTCATCAGGAGGACGCCCCGGTGCCCTCGACCAATGAGCTGGCCGCCTTCCTGCGGATCAATCCCGCCACCGCCGGCAAGGGACTGAACCTCCTCGCCGACGCCGGCGTGCTGGTCAAGCGGCGCGGGGTGGGCATGTTCGTGGCTCCCGGTGCCATCACTCGGCTGCGACAGCGCCGACGCGACGACTTCGCTCGCGACTACCTCGTCCCGCTGCTGCGCGAAGCCGCTCACCTGGGCATCGAGCCCCGAGAACTCACCGAGATGATGGAGGCCCTGCAATGA
- a CDS encoding ABC transporter ATP-binding protein, producing the protein MKAIETRNLSKHFRDVAALEDVSLDLDAGRVHGLLGRNGAGKTTLMKLLTGQIFATSGQMRMLGEDPVENARVLSRTCFIQESQKYPDGFRPRDVLRIAGRLYPAWDDELARELVAEFRLPEKRVIKKLSRGQLSAVGIIVGLASRAPLTFFDEPYLGLDAVARRQFFDHLLADFSAHPRTVILSTHHIDEVSDLLEHVVLLDEGRVAISAETEELRNAAIEVSGRLDEVTAFIAGADVLHHQEIGSLATAAIHAEPGSAERARAAGLQVAPVSLQNYIVHRTTAAATAPVA; encoded by the coding sequence ATGAAGGCCATCGAGACCCGCAACCTCAGCAAGCACTTCCGGGACGTCGCCGCTCTCGAGGACGTCTCCCTCGACCTCGATGCGGGGCGGGTGCACGGCCTGCTGGGACGCAACGGCGCCGGCAAGACCACCCTGATGAAGCTGCTCACCGGGCAGATCTTCGCCACCTCCGGCCAGATGCGGATGCTGGGGGAGGACCCGGTCGAGAACGCGCGGGTGCTCTCGCGGACCTGCTTCATCCAGGAGAGCCAGAAGTACCCCGACGGCTTCCGGCCGCGGGACGTGCTGCGCATCGCCGGGAGGCTCTATCCCGCCTGGGACGACGAGCTCGCCCGGGAGCTGGTCGCCGAGTTCCGGCTGCCGGAGAAGCGGGTCATCAAGAAGCTCTCGCGCGGTCAGCTCTCCGCCGTCGGCATCATCGTCGGCCTCGCCTCGCGGGCCCCGCTGACGTTCTTCGACGAGCCCTACCTGGGGCTGGACGCCGTGGCGCGGCGCCAGTTCTTCGACCACCTGCTGGCCGACTTCTCCGCCCACCCCCGCACCGTGATCCTCTCCACCCACCACATCGACGAGGTCTCCGACCTGCTCGAGCACGTGGTGCTGCTGGACGAGGGCCGGGTCGCGATCTCCGCCGAGACCGAGGAGCTGCGGAACGCGGCGATCGAGGTCTCTGGCCGGCTCGACGAGGTCACGGCCTTCATCGCCGGGGCCGACGTGCTCCACCACCAGGAGATCGGCTCGCTGGCCACTGCGGCCATCCATGCCGAACCCGGCAGCGCGGAGCGGGCCCGAGCGGCCGGCCTGCAGGTCGCCCCGGTATCCCTGCAGAACTACATCGTCCACCGGACCACCGCCGCGGCCACCGCGCCGGTGGCGTGA
- a CDS encoding helix-turn-helix domain-containing protein: MSKNTAIVLSVIEAGMSTNEAAQKFHVSPRWVQILVARYRKGGVEALDPGSRRRPPWEEPARGTTPCAPTESTPTAKSPCATPARCATSASAAPTPD; the protein is encoded by the coding sequence ATGTCGAAGAACACAGCGATAGTGCTCAGCGTCATCGAGGCGGGCATGAGCACCAACGAAGCCGCACAGAAGTTCCACGTCTCCCCGCGCTGGGTACAGATCCTCGTGGCCCGCTACCGCAAAGGTGGCGTCGAGGCCCTCGACCCCGGCTCACGCCGAAGGCCTCCGTGGGAGGAACCCGCCAGAGGGACTACTCCGTGCGCACCGACAGAGTCGACACCCACGGCAAAGTCTCCCTGCGCTACGCCGGCACGATGCGCCACCTCGGCATCGGCCGCGCCCACGCCGGACTGA
- a CDS encoding SDR family NAD(P)-dependent oxidoreductase, whose protein sequence is MNAMGWEHLHAPDLRGLTVVMTGASDGLGREAALQLAHWGAELILAVRDRAKAEVVRSRIVRETGRPEAVRLVHLDLADLDSVRSAAHGITELAGEHGIDLLIHVAGLVTRRRQVSADGFELMMGVNALAPLLLTDLLLPLVRERVVVTASDAHTAGAIDLADPHFSRGGWSLPAAYGRSKLVTMLWGLELAERLREQAGPVDLQLVHPGWVLTNLQNATGSARLDRMITEVTRPLAMPATQGAAPVLFAATQPLPPGSYIGPDGIRALRGRPTLLRRSEAALDRDLAEEVTAWARAESGGCGV, encoded by the coding sequence ATGAACGCCATGGGCTGGGAGCATCTGCACGCGCCGGATCTGCGGGGGCTCACCGTCGTGATGACGGGGGCGAGCGACGGCCTCGGGCGCGAGGCGGCGCTCCAGCTCGCGCACTGGGGCGCGGAGCTGATCCTGGCGGTGCGCGATCGCGCCAAGGCAGAGGTGGTCCGCTCCCGGATCGTGCGCGAGACCGGCCGGCCGGAGGCGGTCCGCCTGGTCCACCTGGATCTGGCGGACCTCGACTCGGTCCGGTCCGCGGCGCACGGGATCACGGAGCTCGCCGGCGAGCACGGGATCGACCTGCTGATCCATGTCGCGGGCCTGGTGACCCGGCGCCGTCAGGTCTCGGCCGACGGCTTCGAGCTGATGATGGGGGTGAACGCCCTGGCCCCCCTGCTGCTGACGGATCTGCTGCTGCCGCTGGTGCGTGAGCGGGTCGTGGTGACGGCGTCCGATGCCCACACCGCCGGCGCGATCGACCTGGCCGATCCTCACTTCTCCCGCGGCGGCTGGTCGCTGCCCGCCGCCTATGGACGATCCAAGCTCGTGACCATGCTGTGGGGGCTCGAGCTGGCGGAGCGGCTGCGGGAGCAGGCAGGGCCGGTGGATCTGCAGCTGGTCCATCCCGGCTGGGTGCTGACGAACCTGCAGAACGCGACCGGCTCCGCCCGGCTCGACCGGATGATCACCGAGGTGACCCGCCCGCTCGCCATGCCCGCGACGCAGGGGGCCGCACCGGTGCTCTTCGCCGCCACCCAGCCGTTGCCGCCCGGCTCCTACATCGGCCCCGACGGCATCCGGGCCCTGCGGGGGCGGCCGACGCTCCTGCGCCGCTCGGAGGCGGCGCTGGACCGCGATCTGGCCGAAGAGGTCACGGCCTGGGCGCGGGCCGAGAGCGGAGGGTGCGGTGTGTGA
- the ptsP gene encoding phosphoenolpyruvate--protein phosphotransferase has protein sequence MAQYTGVAVSPGRVIGTIRSMAPPVAEPPAGEKLAEGADAATESERIPVAAAAVQASLLRLAERASGDGKKILEATAQMAADPSLTQTAQGFVTSGGKSPARAVWEAGDQVAAMLEGLGGYMAERATDVRDVRARIVAELRGEQAPGIPEVEDPFVLTAIDLAPADTATLDPSRVLALVTSDGGPQSHTAILARQLGLPAIVAAKDIHEFADGTEVFVDAGFGTVTDEVTEEHQRLSAAWAELQKNPLTYEGGGGVLADGTRVQLLANIGSAKDAATAAAANADGVGLFRTEFLFLDREDEPSVQEQTAAYAEAFAHLPGKKVVVRTIDAGADKPLPFLTDADEPNPALGVRAYRTSWEKRSVLTNQLDAIAAAAEQSEATAWVMAPMIATVEETEDFIALCRERDLAPAGIMVETPAAALTADRHLTACDFASIGTNDLTQYTMAADRQLGSLAHLNTPWQPSVLALVGATCAGARAAGGDPESFGESANKPVGVCGEAAGEPGLAVVLVGLGVNSLSMTPRSLPAVAKVLSTVTLEQAKERAAKALAARTADDAISAVRAGLPILGELGL, from the coding sequence ATGGCCCAGTACACAGGTGTGGCAGTGAGCCCCGGCCGAGTGATCGGCACGATCCGGTCGATGGCCCCGCCGGTCGCCGAACCTCCTGCCGGGGAGAAGCTGGCCGAGGGGGCCGACGCCGCGACCGAGTCCGAGCGCATCCCCGTCGCGGCCGCCGCCGTGCAGGCCTCGCTGCTCCGGCTCGCCGAGCGCGCCTCCGGGGACGGGAAGAAGATCCTCGAGGCCACCGCACAGATGGCCGCGGATCCGTCCCTCACCCAGACGGCGCAGGGCTTCGTGACCTCCGGTGGGAAGTCCCCGGCGCGCGCCGTCTGGGAGGCCGGTGACCAGGTCGCCGCCATGCTCGAGGGCCTCGGCGGGTACATGGCCGAGCGCGCCACCGACGTGCGCGACGTGCGCGCCCGCATCGTCGCCGAGCTGCGCGGCGAGCAGGCGCCCGGGATCCCCGAGGTCGAGGACCCCTTCGTGCTCACCGCGATCGATCTGGCCCCCGCCGACACCGCGACCCTCGACCCGAGCCGGGTGCTGGCCCTGGTCACCTCCGACGGCGGCCCGCAGTCGCACACCGCGATCCTCGCCCGGCAGCTGGGCCTGCCCGCGATCGTCGCCGCCAAGGACATCCACGAGTTCGCCGACGGCACCGAGGTGTTCGTCGACGCCGGCTTCGGCACCGTCACCGACGAGGTCACCGAGGAGCACCAGCGCCTCTCCGCCGCCTGGGCCGAGCTGCAGAAGAACCCGCTGACGTATGAAGGAGGGGGAGGGGTCCTCGCCGATGGCACCCGCGTGCAGCTGCTGGCCAACATCGGCAGCGCCAAGGACGCCGCGACGGCGGCGGCCGCGAACGCCGACGGGGTGGGCCTGTTCCGCACCGAGTTCCTGTTCCTGGACCGTGAGGACGAGCCGAGCGTCCAGGAGCAGACCGCGGCCTATGCCGAGGCCTTCGCGCACCTGCCCGGCAAGAAGGTCGTGGTGCGCACGATCGACGCCGGCGCCGACAAGCCGCTGCCCTTCCTCACCGACGCCGACGAGCCGAACCCGGCGCTCGGCGTGCGCGCCTACCGCACCTCCTGGGAGAAGCGCTCGGTGCTGACCAACCAGCTCGACGCGATCGCCGCCGCCGCGGAGCAGTCCGAGGCGACGGCCTGGGTGATGGCGCCGATGATCGCGACCGTCGAGGAGACCGAGGACTTCATCGCCCTGTGCCGCGAGCGCGACCTCGCCCCGGCCGGGATCATGGTCGAGACCCCCGCGGCGGCGCTCACCGCGGATCGCCACCTCACCGCCTGCGATTTCGCCTCCATCGGCACCAATGACCTCACCCAGTACACGATGGCCGCGGACCGACAGCTCGGTTCCCTCGCCCATCTGAACACTCCCTGGCAGCCGTCTGTGCTCGCGCTGGTGGGGGCTACCTGCGCCGGGGCCCGCGCTGCGGGCGGCGACCCGGAATCCTTCGGGGAGAGCGCGAACAAGCCCGTGGGCGTGTGCGGCGAGGCCGCCGGGGAGCCGGGCCTCGCGGTGGTGCTGGTGGGTCTGGGTGTGAACAGCCTGTCGATGACCCCGCGGTCCCTGCCCGCGGTGGCGAAGGTGCTCTCCACCGTGACCCTCGAGCAGGCCAAGGAGCGCGCGGCGAAGGCCCTCGCCGCCCGTACCGCGGACGACGCGATCAGCGCGGTCCGCGCCGGGCTGCCGATCCTCGGCGAGCTCGGCCTCTGA
- a CDS encoding HPr family phosphocarrier protein — MAERTVKIASSSGLHARPAGIFAQAAAEQPATVTIEKAGGSAVQASSMLMLMTLGAGKGDEVTLRAEGEGADESVKALADLLEKDLDAEE; from the coding sequence ATGGCAGAGCGCACCGTCAAGATCGCCAGCTCCTCCGGGCTCCATGCCCGCCCCGCCGGCATCTTCGCCCAGGCCGCGGCGGAGCAGCCCGCGACCGTCACCATCGAGAAGGCGGGCGGCAGCGCCGTGCAGGCCTCGAGCATGCTGATGCTGATGACCCTCGGCGCCGGCAAGGGCGATGAGGTCACCCTGCGCGCCGAGGGCGAGGGCGCCGACGAGTCGGTGAAGGCCCTGGCCGATCTCCTGGAGAAGGACCTCGACGCCGAGGAGTGA
- a CDS encoding PTS sugar transporter subunit IIA, producing the protein MSTTTEAPSGFSPRVALQKVGTSLSNMVMPNIPALIAWGLLTAFFIPDGWTPNAPLASVVDPMIHYLLPLLIANTGGRMIYEARGAVVGVIATMGVIGGSDWLIAQENAQLLEKWLADGNAEADFAALGEVHMFIGAMIMAPLAAWVMKKLDRLWQDHIPAGFEMLVNMFSAGIFGLIALAAGFFGLAPLVNGLMTLLANGVNGLVNAGLLPLVSLLIEPAKVFFLNNAINHGVLTPLGISEAAVDGKSILFLLEANPGPGVGILLAFTFFGRGAARATAPGAAIIQFFGGIHEIYFPYVLMRPILIIAAIGGGMTGVFVNAVFHTGLIAPASPGSIFAIFGVAARDSYLGIGLSVLAAAAVSFVLSAVFLKIGKQDDGDIAAATAKMEQMKGKKSSVAGALTGAGAGAAAAADASGHTGPIHRIVFACDAGMGSSAMGATVLRKKVRAAGFDDVEVTNKAISSLDDEWDVVVTQKELTDRAQQRTGSAVHVSVDQFMNSPRYDEVVQLVQQRNADDTGPGPAAGPPQEEATAASPGTATILAADSIILSGTASDSASGIDEAGALLVAAGAVDEGYVAAMHDREATVSTFMGNGLAIPHGTGEAKSSIQRSAMSFVRYPEGIDWNGNPTTFVIGIAGVGNEHLELLQKVAMTFSDPAQVQRLEDATTTEEILEILGDTKE; encoded by the coding sequence ATGAGCACTACGACCGAGGCACCCAGCGGGTTCAGCCCGCGCGTGGCCCTGCAGAAGGTCGGCACCTCCCTGTCGAACATGGTGATGCCGAACATCCCCGCGCTGATCGCGTGGGGCCTGTTGACCGCATTCTTCATCCCCGACGGCTGGACTCCGAACGCCCCGCTGGCGAGCGTCGTCGACCCGATGATCCACTACCTGCTGCCGCTGCTGATCGCGAACACCGGCGGCCGCATGATCTACGAGGCGCGCGGCGCCGTGGTCGGCGTGATCGCCACCATGGGTGTCATCGGCGGCTCCGACTGGCTGATCGCCCAGGAGAACGCGCAGCTGCTGGAGAAGTGGCTGGCCGACGGCAATGCGGAGGCGGACTTCGCCGCGCTGGGCGAGGTCCACATGTTCATCGGCGCGATGATCATGGCGCCGCTGGCGGCCTGGGTGATGAAGAAGCTCGACCGGCTGTGGCAGGACCACATCCCGGCCGGTTTCGAGATGCTCGTGAACATGTTCTCGGCCGGCATCTTCGGGCTGATCGCCCTGGCGGCCGGGTTCTTCGGCCTCGCCCCGCTGGTGAACGGGCTGATGACCCTGCTGGCCAACGGCGTCAACGGCCTGGTGAACGCCGGGCTGCTCCCGCTGGTGTCCCTGCTCATCGAGCCGGCGAAGGTCTTCTTCCTCAACAACGCGATCAACCACGGCGTGCTCACCCCGCTGGGCATCTCCGAGGCTGCCGTGGACGGCAAGTCCATCCTGTTCCTGCTCGAGGCCAATCCCGGCCCCGGCGTCGGCATCCTGCTCGCCTTCACCTTCTTCGGCCGCGGCGCCGCCCGCGCCACGGCCCCCGGCGCCGCGATCATCCAGTTCTTCGGCGGCATCCACGAGATCTACTTCCCCTACGTGCTGATGCGGCCGATCCTCATCATCGCCGCGATCGGCGGCGGCATGACCGGCGTCTTCGTCAACGCCGTGTTCCACACCGGCCTGATCGCACCCGCCTCCCCCGGCTCGATCTTCGCGATCTTCGGGGTGGCCGCCCGAGATTCCTACCTGGGCATCGGGCTCTCCGTCCTCGCCGCGGCCGCGGTGAGCTTCGTGCTCTCGGCCGTGTTCCTGAAGATCGGTAAGCAGGACGACGGCGACATCGCCGCCGCCACCGCCAAGATGGAGCAGATGAAGGGCAAGAAGTCCTCCGTCGCCGGCGCTCTGACCGGCGCGGGCGCCGGTGCCGCCGCAGCGGCCGACGCCTCCGGCCATACCGGCCCGATCCACAGGATCGTCTTCGCCTGCGACGCCGGCATGGGCTCCTCCGCGATGGGAGCGACGGTGCTGCGCAAGAAGGTCCGCGCCGCCGGCTTCGACGATGTGGAGGTCACCAACAAGGCGATCTCGAGCCTGGACGACGAATGGGACGTGGTGGTGACCCAGAAGGAGCTCACCGACCGGGCCCAGCAGCGCACCGGCTCCGCCGTCCATGTCAGCGTGGACCAGTTCATGAACTCCCCCCGCTACGACGAGGTCGTCCAGCTGGTGCAGCAGCGGAATGCGGACGACACGGGGCCCGGGCCGGCCGCCGGACCTCCGCAGGAGGAGGCGACCGCCGCCTCTCCTGGTACCGCGACCATCCTCGCCGCCGACTCGATCATCCTCTCCGGCACCGCGAGCGACTCCGCCTCCGGCATCGACGAGGCCGGCGCGCTGCTGGTCGCCGCCGGGGCCGTGGACGAGGGCTACGTCGCCGCCATGCACGACCGCGAGGCGACGGTCTCGACGTTCATGGGCAACGGCCTGGCGATCCCCCACGGCACGGGCGAGGCCAAGTCCAGCATCCAGCGCTCGGCGATGTCCTTCGTGCGCTATCCCGAGGGGATCGACTGGAACGGCAACCCGACCACCTTCGTGATCGGGATCGCCGGGGTCGGCAACGAGCACCTCGAGCTGCTGCAGAAGGTCGCCATGACCTTCTCGGACCCCGCACAGGTCCAGCGCCTCGAGGACGCGACCACCACCGAGGAGATCCTCGAGATCCTCGGCGATACGAAGGAGTGA
- a CDS encoding TVP38/TMEM64 family protein, producing MPWASILRNAAFVLVVLAMIWLALNVRLPSLDQMQAEIAELGLWGPFFFIGLYAVVAVTPIPVTIMAVAAGMIFGLPLGTLLSMIGVVLGCCGGYGIARLLGRDTVMRMLGSHAEVVEERLQDGGFYAVCTLRLMPGIPYWPVNYGSGALGISGREFLIATAVSALPGQVSLIAVGAFIADATLVNGIAVAVSWIAVLVLTLLSYRRWRATQ from the coding sequence GTGCCCTGGGCGTCGATCCTGCGCAATGCGGCGTTCGTGCTCGTCGTGCTCGCGATGATCTGGCTCGCCCTGAACGTGCGCCTGCCCTCCCTGGATCAGATGCAGGCCGAGATCGCGGAGCTGGGGCTGTGGGGGCCGTTCTTCTTCATCGGCCTGTACGCGGTCGTCGCCGTGACGCCGATCCCGGTGACGATCATGGCGGTCGCCGCAGGGATGATCTTCGGGCTGCCGCTGGGGACCCTGCTGTCGATGATCGGCGTCGTGCTCGGCTGCTGCGGCGGCTACGGGATCGCCCGGCTGCTGGGACGGGACACCGTGATGCGGATGCTCGGCTCCCATGCCGAGGTGGTCGAGGAGCGGCTCCAGGACGGCGGCTTCTATGCGGTGTGCACCCTGCGCCTGATGCCCGGGATCCCGTACTGGCCGGTGAACTACGGCAGCGGCGCTCTGGGCATCAGCGGGCGCGAGTTCCTCATCGCGACCGCCGTCTCCGCCCTGCCGGGCCAGGTCTCGCTGATCGCGGTCGGGGCCTTCATCGCGGATGCCACGCTCGTCAACGGCATCGCCGTGGCGGTCTCCTGGATCGCTGTCCTCGTGCTCACGCTGCTGTCCTATCGGCGCTGGCGGGCCACCCAGTAG
- a CDS encoding putative quinol monooxygenase: MTVVVTAVFHPRPGKKQELAAAMHRGITAVHTEQGCELYAIHDAEDGTITMIEKWSSAEALDTHGDSDEVAVLREDIAALIEKPATVTRMTPIPAGTEAQGRL, from the coding sequence ATGACCGTCGTCGTCACCGCCGTGTTCCATCCCCGGCCCGGCAAGAAGCAGGAGCTGGCCGCGGCCATGCACCGCGGCATCACCGCCGTCCACACCGAGCAGGGCTGCGAGCTCTACGCGATCCATGACGCCGAGGACGGCACGATCACCATGATCGAGAAGTGGTCCTCGGCCGAGGCGTTGGACACCCACGGCGACAGCGACGAGGTGGCGGTGCTGCGCGAGGACATCGCCGCGCTCATCGAGAAGCCGGCCACCGTCACCCGGATGACCCCGATCCCCGCGGGCACGGAGGCCCAGGGCCGGCTCTGA
- a CDS encoding SDR family NAD(P)-dependent oxidoreductase, with the protein MDRRTLVITGASDGIGAAAARQLAGPGHRLLLVGRSPEKTAALAQELGAEHFVADFARLDEVRRLAEELSAATGEDGIDALANNAGGIFGERTPTVDGHEKTFQINHLAPFLLTNLLLPRLLPGGASVIATSSIGHRFFGHLDLEDLDNTRHFSARKAYGDAKLANVLFTRSLHTRFHAEGLSAAAFHPGIVRTSFGTGSRSVMRWLYQSPLSRFVPMIGPEQGGATLAWFLTGTPGSTWTSGRYYDQDRPTAKVNPQADDAELAAALWQRSAELVGLD; encoded by the coding sequence ATGGACCGCAGAACTCTCGTCATCACCGGAGCCTCCGACGGCATCGGTGCCGCGGCGGCCCGGCAGCTGGCCGGTCCCGGTCACCGGCTGCTCCTCGTCGGCCGCTCTCCCGAGAAGACCGCTGCCCTGGCACAGGAGCTCGGCGCCGAGCACTTCGTGGCCGATTTCGCTCGGCTGGACGAGGTGCGGCGCCTGGCCGAGGAGCTCTCGGCGGCGACCGGGGAGGACGGCATCGACGCGCTGGCGAACAATGCCGGGGGGATCTTCGGCGAGCGCACGCCCACCGTGGACGGCCATGAGAAGACCTTCCAGATCAACCACCTCGCACCCTTCCTGCTGACGAACCTGCTGCTGCCGCGCCTGCTCCCCGGCGGCGCCTCGGTCATCGCCACCTCGAGCATCGGGCACCGATTCTTCGGTCACCTCGATCTCGAGGACCTCGACAACACCCGTCATTTCAGCGCCCGGAAGGCTTACGGCGACGCGAAGCTCGCGAACGTGCTGTTCACCCGCAGCCTGCACACGAGGTTCCACGCCGAGGGACTCTCCGCGGCGGCATTCCATCCCGGGATCGTGCGCACGAGCTTCGGCACCGGGTCGAGGAGCGTGATGCGCTGGCTCTACCAGTCCCCGCTCTCCCGGTTCGTGCCGATGATCGGTCCCGAGCAGGGCGGTGCGACCCTCGCCTGGTTCCTCACGGGGACCCCCGGATCGACCTGGACCTCCGGGCGCTACTACGACCAGGACCGGCCCACCGCGAAGGTCAATCCCCAGGCCGACGACGCCGAGCTCGCCGCCGCGCTCTGGCAGCGCAGCGCCGAACTCGTGGGGCTGGACTGA